From Brevibacillus marinus, a single genomic window includes:
- a CDS encoding DEAD/DEAH box helicase, translating into MNRLTFDSFALRPELRQGIQDLYYKRPTPIQAEAIPVILAGKDVVAQAPTGTGKTAAFVLPILERLQPHKRDIQALILTPTRELSIQIAAEIAKLGKHLDVQVLSLHGGTDIERQISKLERTVQIVVGTPGRVLDHLQRGTLHFGRISWLVLDEADKMLEMGFLDDVAQIIVSTPQDRQVLLFSATMPDPVKQLAARFMKQPQHIRIEHGQKTVEHIRQVYYVVNQSDKLDALLDLIDSTRPYLAIIFANTQQRVQTLAARLQQLGYDAEALYGDLSQKKREKLMRDFRSVKFQFLVATDIAGRGLDVEGVTHVFNYDLPTDVESYIHRVGRTGRAGQAGTAISLVSPRQKSLIQRFAKATRAEIEENVLTAGHHLAAGRRKRAAEREANIAAQKAEQQRQQAEQRKKQETPLVSALKKNQKVKPGYKKKLTKEVQEWKQRYEQKKKREAAKAERKAGKKKTSGAKRG; encoded by the coding sequence GTGAATCGCCTCACCTTTGACTCGTTTGCTCTGCGCCCCGAATTGCGGCAGGGGATCCAAGACCTCTACTACAAGCGGCCAACGCCGATTCAGGCTGAAGCAATCCCCGTCATTCTCGCCGGCAAAGACGTCGTTGCCCAGGCCCCGACGGGTACCGGCAAGACGGCTGCGTTCGTGCTGCCCATCCTGGAGCGGCTGCAGCCGCACAAACGGGATATTCAGGCGTTAATCCTCACACCCACCCGCGAGCTGTCGATTCAGATTGCCGCGGAGATAGCGAAACTGGGCAAACATCTGGACGTACAGGTGCTCTCCCTGCACGGCGGGACCGACATCGAACGGCAGATCAGCAAGCTGGAGCGGACCGTGCAGATCGTCGTCGGAACGCCGGGGCGGGTGCTGGATCACCTGCAGCGCGGTACGCTTCATTTCGGGCGAATATCCTGGCTGGTGCTGGATGAGGCGGACAAAATGCTGGAGATGGGCTTTCTCGACGATGTGGCGCAAATCATCGTCTCCACGCCGCAAGACCGGCAGGTGCTGTTGTTTTCCGCGACCATGCCGGATCCGGTCAAACAGCTTGCCGCCCGCTTCATGAAGCAGCCGCAGCACATCAGAATCGAACACGGACAGAAAACCGTCGAGCACATCCGCCAGGTTTATTATGTCGTCAACCAGAGCGACAAGCTGGACGCGCTGCTGGACCTGATCGACAGCACCCGACCCTATCTGGCGATTATCTTTGCCAATACGCAGCAGCGCGTGCAGACGCTCGCCGCCCGCCTGCAGCAGCTCGGGTATGACGCGGAGGCGTTGTACGGTGACCTCAGCCAGAAAAAGCGGGAGAAGCTGATGCGCGACTTCCGCAGCGTGAAGTTTCAGTTTCTCGTCGCCACCGATATCGCCGGACGGGGCCTTGATGTGGAAGGGGTGACGCACGTTTTCAACTACGATCTGCCCACCGATGTGGAAAGCTACATCCACCGCGTCGGCCGGACCGGCCGGGCCGGGCAGGCGGGAACCGCGATCTCGCTCGTCTCCCCGCGGCAAAAGAGCCTGATCCAGCGCTTTGCGAAAGCGACCCGTGCCGAGATCGAGGAAAACGTCCTGACGGCAGGGCATCACCTTGCCGCGGGCCGGCGCAAGCGGGCGGCGGAACGGGAAGCGAACATTGCCGCGCAAAAGGCGGAGCAGCAGCGGCAGCAGGCCGAGCAGCGGAAAAAGCAGGAAACGCCGCTGGTCAGCGCGCTGAAAAAAAACCAGAAAGTGAAGCCGGGGTACAAAAAGAAGCTGACGAAAGAAGTGCAGGAGTGGAAACAGCGGTACGAGCAGAAGAAAAAGCGGGAAGCTGCCAAAGCAGAACGCAAGGCTGGCAAAAAAAAGACCAGCGGGGCAAAAAGGGGCTAG
- the pepV gene encoding dipeptidase PepV, whose product MKRQIISWRAEVDKRKEELLAHTRSFLQIKSVLDPQTARAGAPFGEGVAAALDYVLRLCEAFGMQTVNVDGYAGHAEFGEGEELVGVLSHVDVVPEGDGWTKPAFAAELVDGNIVARGALDDKGPTIAAIFAARIVKELGLPLKRRVRLIFGTDEESEWRCVKRYFAREEMPTFGFSPDADFPLIYAEKGLTHLIWRQTRDAYQRLVGQPDAARTAAQPEAVLLLLEGGLRMNMVPDRARAVLQAPARTLEAWAQRYRGYLAQHGWSGAAEAGEAQLTLTLHGVAAHGMDPAKGINAATELIHFLSGLPLDERAMRFLRFADRYLYRQHGGERLGIAHDDAELGPLTLNVGIVRYRAEGELEYHINIRYPHSHPFERWQPILLARLQEEALTQEVADHLPPHRVDPADPLVRTLQRIYTEQTGEEASLLAIGGATYARSLRKGVAFGPLFPGRADTAHQRDEQLAIDDLLKATALYAQAIYELANL is encoded by the coding sequence ATGAAGCGGCAGATCATCTCCTGGCGCGCGGAAGTGGACAAGCGCAAAGAGGAACTGTTGGCGCATACGCGATCATTTTTGCAGATCAAAAGCGTGCTCGATCCGCAAACGGCGCGGGCGGGAGCGCCGTTTGGCGAGGGCGTTGCCGCCGCGCTGGATTACGTGCTGCGGCTTTGCGAGGCGTTTGGCATGCAGACGGTCAACGTCGACGGTTACGCGGGGCATGCGGAATTCGGCGAGGGGGAGGAGCTGGTGGGCGTCCTCAGCCACGTAGACGTGGTACCGGAGGGCGACGGCTGGACAAAACCTGCTTTTGCCGCAGAGCTGGTCGACGGCAACATTGTCGCGCGCGGCGCGCTGGACGACAAAGGACCGACCATCGCCGCGATTTTTGCGGCGAGGATCGTCAAGGAATTGGGGCTGCCGCTCAAACGGCGGGTGCGCTTGATTTTTGGCACGGATGAGGAGTCGGAATGGCGCTGCGTCAAACGCTATTTTGCGAGAGAAGAGATGCCGACGTTCGGCTTTTCCCCTGATGCCGATTTTCCGCTGATTTACGCCGAGAAGGGACTGACCCATCTCATCTGGCGGCAGACGCGCGACGCCTACCAGCGCCTGGTGGGCCAGCCGGACGCTGCGCGGACGGCGGCGCAGCCGGAAGCAGTCCTGCTTTTGCTGGAAGGCGGGCTCAGGATGAACATGGTACCGGATCGGGCGCGCGCCGTTCTGCAAGCCCCAGCGCGGACGCTGGAGGCATGGGCACAGCGGTACCGCGGCTACCTGGCGCAGCACGGATGGAGCGGGGCGGCGGAGGCGGGGGAAGCGCAACTGACGTTGACGCTCCATGGCGTGGCGGCACACGGGATGGACCCGGCGAAAGGGATCAATGCGGCGACCGAACTGATCCACTTCTTGAGCGGGCTGCCGCTGGACGAACGGGCGATGCGGTTTCTCCGTTTTGCCGACCGCTATCTGTACCGCCAGCACGGCGGGGAGAGGTTGGGCATCGCCCACGACGATGCGGAGCTGGGACCGCTCACGCTGAACGTCGGCATCGTTCGCTACCGCGCGGAGGGAGAGCTGGAATACCACATCAACATCCGCTATCCACACTCCCACCCCTTTGAACGTTGGCAGCCGATCCTGCTCGCGCGTTTGCAGGAGGAAGCGCTGACCCAGGAAGTGGCCGACCATCTGCCGCCGCATCGGGTTGATCCAGCGGACCCGCTGGTGCGGACACTGCAGCGCATTTACACGGAGCAGACGGGGGAGGAAGCTTCCCTGCTGGCGATCGGCGGCGCCACGTACGCTCGTTCGCTGCGCAAAGGGGTGGCCTTTGGACCGCTGTTTCCGGGGCGGGCCGATACCGCCCATCAGCGGGATGAACAGCTTGCCATCGACGATTTGCTGAAAGCAACCGCCCTGTACGCACAGGCCATCTACGAACTGGCCAACCTTTGA
- a CDS encoding GTP pyrophosphokinase, which produces MQSNIDWDLYLLPYEQAVEELKVKLKNLRNEFRRRKEHSPIEFVTGRLKSVNSIYNKANRLQFPIDENIAWEIRDIAGIRIICQFIDDIWTVVEMLRQRRDMRIFLEKDYVSKPKESGYRGYHLAVEYPIMTATGQVTIPVEIQIRTLGMNFWATIEHSLNYKYEGIIPSDIRRRLIEAAKASYILDNEMNKIREEIKEAQMIFTRKRDVPMESLLGITESDLDREAAAGAGEAAGEQENAAKAQDETI; this is translated from the coding sequence GTGCAATCGAACATCGACTGGGATCTATACCTGCTGCCTTACGAGCAGGCGGTAGAGGAGCTGAAAGTAAAGCTGAAAAATCTGCGCAACGAGTTTAGGCGGCGGAAAGAGCACTCGCCGATCGAATTTGTCACCGGCCGGTTAAAATCGGTGAACAGCATCTACAACAAGGCGAACCGACTGCAGTTTCCGATTGATGAAAACATCGCCTGGGAAATACGCGACATCGCCGGCATCCGCATCATCTGCCAGTTTATCGACGATATCTGGACCGTCGTGGAGATGCTGCGGCAGCGGCGCGACATGCGCATTTTTCTGGAAAAGGATTACGTCTCGAAGCCAAAGGAGAGCGGCTATCGCGGCTACCATCTGGCAGTGGAATACCCGATTATGACCGCCACCGGTCAGGTGACGATACCGGTCGAGATCCAGATCCGCACGTTGGGGATGAACTTTTGGGCGACGATTGAGCATTCGCTCAACTACAAGTACGAAGGGATTATCCCGTCGGACATCCGCCGCAGACTGATCGAAGCGGCCAAAGCCTCTTATATCCTGGACAACGAGATGAACAAAATCCGCGAAGAGATCAAGGAGGCGCAAATGATCTTTACCCGCAAGCGAGACGTGCCGATGGAATCGCTGCTCGGAATCACCGAGTCCGATCTTGATCGGGAGGCGGCTGCTGGAGCAGGAGAAGCCGCCGGCGAGCAGGAAAACGCAGCGAAAGCGCAGGACGAGACGATATGA
- a CDS encoding N-acetyltransferase: MSMTGALTIRHARTSDVDQMLMIINQYAQQGIMLPRSKISILESLQSFIVAYDGQNVVGVAGLHILWEDLAEIRSLAIAEGAKGMGVGKRLVLSLVEESERLGIRRVLALTYQKEFFEKCGFRVVAKESLPQKVWKDCINCSKLPFCDEIAMIRELG, encoded by the coding sequence ATGAGTATGACGGGCGCCCTGACGATCCGCCATGCAAGGACGAGCGATGTTGACCAGATGCTGATGATCATCAACCAATACGCGCAGCAGGGGATCATGCTGCCGCGCAGCAAAATCTCGATTCTGGAAAGCCTGCAGTCCTTTATCGTCGCCTACGACGGCCAAAACGTCGTCGGTGTCGCTGGTCTGCACATCTTGTGGGAAGATCTGGCGGAAATCCGTTCGCTGGCGATAGCGGAGGGGGCCAAGGGAATGGGCGTCGGCAAGCGGCTCGTCTTGTCCTTGGTGGAAGAGAGCGAACGCTTGGGAATCAGGCGGGTACTTGCGCTTACGTACCAAAAGGAATTTTTTGAAAAGTGCGGATTTCGCGTCGTGGCCAAGGAGTCGCTGCCGCAAAAAGTGTGGAAAGACTGCATCAACTGCTCCAAGCTGCCGTTTTGCGACGAGATCGCGATGATCCGCGAGTTGGGATAG
- a CDS encoding TetR/AcrR family transcriptional regulator gives MTTRRERKKRETRQRIFNAAIKLFEKYGFEGTTIDMISEEADVARGTIFLHFSSKEAIVASWYYERIQEVEERREEWDYGDSCKQRVLRIYKIMNEVNVKNYDLIKVLMESSRKHRQVLESEKTVYFQLRELFADLIEEAQEKGRLKSKFNPLVAANMLENIYYNALYDWVRSDGGWPLEEIMEEKVSIVFEGLDA, from the coding sequence TTGACGACACGCAGAGAACGCAAAAAACGGGAAACGAGACAGCGCATCTTCAACGCTGCGATTAAGCTGTTTGAGAAGTACGGCTTTGAAGGCACGACGATCGACATGATCTCCGAGGAAGCGGATGTGGCAAGGGGAACCATCTTTCTGCACTTCTCTTCCAAGGAAGCGATCGTCGCCAGCTGGTACTACGAACGGATCCAGGAAGTGGAGGAACGGCGCGAAGAATGGGACTACGGGGACAGCTGCAAGCAGCGGGTACTCAGAATCTATAAGATCATGAACGAAGTGAACGTCAAGAACTACGACCTGATCAAAGTATTGATGGAATCGTCAAGGAAGCACCGGCAGGTTTTGGAATCGGAGAAAACGGTCTACTTCCAACTGCGGGAACTGTTTGCCGACCTGATTGAAGAAGCGCAGGAAAAAGGGCGGCTGAAGAGCAAGTTTAACCCGCTGGTCGCGGCCAACATGCTGGAAAACATCTACTACAACGCCTTGTACGACTGGGTGCGAAGCGACGGCGGCTGGCCGTTGGAAGAGATTATGGAAGAAAAGGTGTCAATCGTATTCGAGGGGCTGGACGCCTGA
- a CDS encoding DUF3656 domain-containing U32 family peptidase, with product MARNITRDEIELLAPAGNWDCLRAAVANGANAVYFGVEKFNARARAENFQLAELPEIMSFLHLYGVKGYLAFNILIFEDELDEARQLIEASIDAGVDALIVQDLGLVKLIREISPDLPIHGSTQMTITSPEAVEFTKPFGLERVVLGRENSLKEIRTIGQKAKLPMEVFVHGALCVSYSGQCLTSEMWGGRSANRGECAQACRLPYDLIVDGKKQEMGNVAYLLSPKDLAALELVPQLIEAGVTSFKIEGRLKSPEYVANVVGKYRAAIDRYFQGDHRPPSETELRELQQSFSRGFTPGFLLGTNNKTLVDGTFPKSRGVYLGTVKKVLKNSVLVELCAPLKRGDGIVFDAGDPTREEEGGRVYDILRQGEKIAGEAAGGVYEIVMGRHDVNLHRIHAGDRVWKTNDPELDKRLRQSFATNRPYRTFPLAVHAAGRVGEPLVSRWVDRLNQREVQVSSTMPLEAAHKHPLGKELLYEQFSRLGGTVFELAADDLTVDLQGDAIIPLSELNRMRREAVEQLTRLRQQPPTYQKRKVDVYADVPPPTKRTQPLLTALCRSLEQLEAAAQTDVDLLYADFEFVKQYPQAVALARRYGKPIALATMRIHMPDENGVLALITKSRPDAILVRNTGALYYFLSRRDQHPLPLIGDFSLNVSNHKTVNLFLETGMERVTASYDLNIQQMLDLLDHTDPARIEVVIHQHLPMFHTEHCVYCTFLSAGTDHTNCGTPCEKSRISLRDRVGFSHPVRVDSGCRNTVYNAIDQSGAEYLAEFMQKGVGSLRIEFLEEDPERVREVIGLYRRAMRGDVSGSEVWRTLKAINQLGVTRGQLTK from the coding sequence GTGGCAAGAAACATTACCCGTGACGAGATCGAGCTGCTGGCTCCCGCCGGAAACTGGGACTGCCTGCGGGCGGCCGTGGCCAACGGAGCAAACGCTGTCTACTTTGGCGTGGAGAAGTTTAACGCCCGCGCCCGCGCGGAAAACTTTCAGCTCGCCGAACTGCCTGAGATCATGTCGTTTCTGCATTTATACGGCGTAAAAGGATACCTCGCCTTTAACATCCTCATCTTCGAAGACGAGCTGGACGAGGCCCGCCAATTAATCGAAGCCAGCATCGACGCCGGCGTGGACGCGTTGATCGTACAGGACCTGGGATTGGTCAAGCTGATCCGCGAAATCTCGCCCGACCTGCCGATCCACGGCTCCACCCAGATGACGATCACGTCGCCGGAAGCGGTGGAATTTACCAAACCGTTTGGCTTGGAGCGGGTCGTGCTGGGGCGGGAGAATTCGCTCAAGGAGATCCGCACGATCGGGCAGAAGGCGAAGCTGCCGATGGAAGTGTTCGTGCACGGCGCCCTCTGCGTCTCCTACTCCGGGCAGTGCCTCACCTCGGAAATGTGGGGCGGCCGCTCCGCCAACCGGGGAGAGTGTGCGCAGGCCTGCAGGCTGCCCTACGACTTGATCGTGGATGGCAAGAAACAAGAGATGGGCAATGTCGCCTATCTGCTGTCGCCCAAAGACCTGGCCGCGCTGGAGCTTGTGCCGCAGCTGATCGAGGCCGGCGTCACCTCGTTCAAGATTGAAGGCCGCCTGAAGTCGCCCGAATACGTGGCCAACGTGGTCGGGAAGTACCGGGCGGCGATCGACCGCTACTTCCAGGGCGATCACCGTCCGCCCAGCGAGACGGAGCTGCGCGAACTGCAGCAAAGTTTCTCGCGCGGTTTCACCCCTGGCTTTTTGCTGGGGACCAACAACAAGACACTGGTCGACGGCACGTTCCCGAAGAGCCGGGGCGTCTATCTCGGAACGGTGAAAAAAGTGCTGAAAAACTCGGTGCTGGTCGAGCTGTGCGCGCCGCTGAAACGGGGTGACGGGATCGTCTTCGATGCCGGCGATCCGACGCGCGAGGAAGAAGGCGGCCGCGTGTACGACATCCTCCGCCAGGGAGAAAAAATCGCCGGCGAAGCGGCAGGCGGTGTGTACGAAATCGTGATGGGCCGGCATGACGTCAACCTGCACCGCATCCACGCCGGGGACCGGGTCTGGAAGACGAACGACCCGGAACTGGACAAACGGTTGCGCCAGTCTTTTGCAACGAACAGGCCGTACCGGACCTTCCCGCTCGCCGTTCACGCCGCGGGTCGGGTCGGCGAGCCGCTCGTGAGCCGTTGGGTCGATCGGCTGAACCAGCGGGAGGTACAGGTATCCTCGACGATGCCGCTGGAAGCGGCCCACAAGCATCCGCTGGGCAAAGAGCTTTTGTACGAACAATTCAGCCGCCTGGGCGGAACGGTGTTTGAGCTGGCCGCGGACGACCTCACCGTCGACTTGCAGGGGGATGCGATCATCCCGCTCAGCGAGCTGAACCGGATGCGCCGGGAAGCGGTGGAACAGCTTACCCGCTTGCGCCAACAGCCGCCGACCTATCAGAAGCGGAAAGTGGATGTTTACGCCGACGTTCCCCCGCCGACGAAAAGGACGCAGCCGCTGCTGACGGCCTTGTGCCGTTCGCTGGAACAGCTGGAAGCGGCGGCGCAAACCGATGTGGATCTGCTGTATGCTGACTTTGAATTTGTCAAACAGTATCCACAGGCAGTGGCGTTGGCCCGCCGTTATGGAAAGCCGATCGCGCTGGCCACCATGCGGATTCACATGCCCGACGAAAACGGCGTGCTCGCGCTGATCACCAAAAGCCGGCCCGATGCGATCCTCGTCCGCAACACCGGCGCACTGTATTACTTTCTGTCCCGCCGCGATCAGCACCCGCTGCCGCTGATCGGCGACTTTTCCCTGAACGTCTCCAACCACAAAACCGTTAATTTGTTTCTTGAGACCGGGATGGAACGGGTAACCGCATCATACGATTTAAACATTCAGCAAATGCTCGATCTGCTGGACCATACCGATCCCGCCCGGATCGAGGTGGTGATCCACCAGCACCTGCCGATGTTTCACACCGAGCACTGCGTCTACTGCACGTTCCTCAGTGCGGGAACCGATCACACCAACTGCGGCACACCATGCGAGAAGTCCCGGATCTCCCTGCGCGATCGGGTCGGCTTCTCCCATCCGGTACGCGTGGACAGCGGCTGCCGCAACACCGTCTACAACGCGATCGACCAGTCGGGCGCCGAATACCTCGCGGAGTTCATGCAAAAAGGAGTGGGCAGCTTGCGGATCGAATTTTTGGAGGAAGACCCTGAGCGGGTGCGGGAGGTCATCGGCTTGTACCGGCGGGCGATGCGCGGCGACGTCAGCGGCAGCGAGGTCTGGCGAACCTTGAAAGCAATCAACCAGTTGGGCGTCACGCGCGGGCAACTCACCAAGTAA
- a CDS encoding DUF1128 domain-containing protein: MPDLREATRDNLRVVLEGIKSRLNMVNTDVMRPEDFDLASYDDLLYLYQMVQKKNTISINEMTAIVEELGSMRKKS; this comes from the coding sequence ATGCCTGATTTGCGCGAAGCAACCCGGGACAACCTGCGTGTTGTGCTGGAGGGAATCAAGAGCAGGCTGAACATGGTCAACACCGATGTGATGCGGCCGGAAGACTTCGACCTGGCCAGCTACGACGATCTGCTCTACCTGTACCAGATGGTGCAGAAAAAAAACACGATCAGCATCAACGAGATGACAGCCATCGTCGAAGAGTTGGGGAGCATGCGCAAAAAATCGTAG
- a CDS encoding YbjQ family protein: MIITTTSTLQGKEIVEYCGIVSGEVIMGANVVRDFLAGITDIIGGRSGAYESKLGEGRELALREMSEKAKRLGANAIIGVDLDFETLRDGMMIVVATGTAVRVKE; encoded by the coding sequence ATGATCATTACCACGACCAGCACGCTGCAGGGCAAAGAGATTGTCGAATATTGCGGCATCGTCAGCGGCGAGGTGATCATGGGAGCCAATGTGGTTCGCGATTTCCTCGCCGGCATTACCGATATTATCGGCGGCCGCAGCGGCGCGTACGAAAGCAAACTGGGCGAAGGGCGGGAATTGGCGCTGCGGGAGATGAGCGAAAAGGCCAAACGCCTGGGCGCCAACGCGATCATCGGAGTTGACCTCGATTTTGAAACGCTGCGCGACGGGATGATGATCGTCGTCGCGACCGGTACGGCCGTGCGGGTAAAAGAGTAA
- a CDS encoding MetQ/NlpA family ABC transporter substrate-binding protein — translation MKKKLFAAILLLMTTLVAACGGGSNETAQPAAQTAGDGAAQRPIKVGVTGGPHEEIMNKVKEVAKAQGLEIEVVVFNDYVLPNRALDNGETDLNSFQTIPFLEKFNEDHKTDIVVIGKTVTFPMGLYSTKHKSIDEIPEGGIAGIQNDPTNRARALQLYEAAGLIKLKEGVGDQATPLDIIENPKNLEFKELEAPFLARSLNNLDIASINTNFAMEAGYNPKRDAIFAEGPDSPYVNVIAARAEDKDNPTYLKLVEIYRSEEVKKFIEENFEGSVLPSW, via the coding sequence ATGAAAAAGAAACTATTTGCAGCAATCCTGTTGCTCATGACCACCCTGGTTGCCGCATGTGGCGGCGGCAGTAACGAAACCGCACAGCCGGCCGCGCAAACAGCGGGGGACGGCGCCGCTCAGCGGCCGATCAAAGTGGGCGTAACCGGCGGACCGCACGAAGAGATCATGAACAAGGTGAAAGAAGTGGCAAAAGCCCAAGGTTTGGAGATCGAAGTGGTGGTGTTTAACGATTACGTGCTGCCAAACCGGGCGCTTGACAACGGCGAGACCGACCTGAACAGCTTCCAGACGATTCCCTTCCTCGAAAAATTTAATGAAGATCACAAAACCGACATTGTGGTCATCGGCAAAACCGTTACCTTCCCGATGGGCCTCTACTCCACCAAGCATAAAAGCATCGACGAGATCCCGGAAGGCGGCATTGCCGGGATCCAAAATGACCCGACCAACCGGGCGCGCGCCCTCCAGCTCTACGAAGCGGCTGGTCTGATCAAATTGAAAGAGGGCGTCGGCGACCAGGCTACACCGCTGGATATTATCGAGAACCCGAAGAACCTGGAGTTCAAGGAACTGGAAGCGCCGTTTCTCGCGCGCTCGCTGAACAACCTCGACATTGCCAGCATCAATACCAACTTCGCCATGGAAGCAGGGTACAATCCGAAACGGGACGCCATTTTTGCCGAAGGACCCGATTCGCCGTACGTGAACGTGATCGCCGCGCGGGCGGAAGACAAGGACAATCCCACTTACCTGAAGCTGGTGGAAATCTACCGTTCCGAAGAAGTGAAGAAGTTTATCGAGGAAAACTTTGAGGGATCCGTGCTCCCTTCCTGGTAA
- a CDS encoding methionine ABC transporter ATP-binding protein, whose amino-acid sequence MIQLTDIRKTFHVGNKRVEALKGVSLHVNKGEIFGVIGFSGAGKSTLLRTINLLERPTSGSVVVNGRDMLALNEKELREARKKIGIIFQHFNLLSSYNVFDNVAEIMRMNRVSKDAIEKRVTDLLRLVGLEDKAHAYPAQLSGGQKQRVGIARALAMDPEILLCDEATSALDPQTTESILELLLDINRKFNLTIVLITHEMQVIKKICDRVAIMENGVIIEQGSVLDIFSNPQQQTTRNFIKTIFDDQVPQELLAKIKPAGPVAKVLRVAFRGDAALDPVLGTLAARFPVVTNLLYGSISTIKGTALGILLLHISGEAEAVEQAIAYLKESVYRVDVVPQEEVAG is encoded by the coding sequence ATGATTCAGTTAACCGATATCCGCAAGACGTTCCATGTTGGCAACAAGCGTGTGGAAGCGCTGAAAGGCGTCAGTCTCCACGTCAATAAAGGAGAAATTTTCGGCGTGATCGGCTTCAGCGGAGCAGGCAAAAGCACCCTGCTCCGCACGATCAACCTGCTTGAGCGGCCGACCAGCGGTTCCGTCGTGGTGAACGGTCGGGACATGCTCGCACTGAATGAAAAAGAGCTGCGCGAGGCGCGAAAAAAAATCGGCATTATTTTTCAACATTTCAACTTGCTGTCCTCGTACAACGTGTTTGACAATGTCGCCGAAATCATGCGGATGAACCGCGTCAGCAAAGACGCCATCGAAAAGCGGGTAACCGACCTGCTGCGCCTGGTGGGACTGGAGGACAAAGCCCACGCGTATCCCGCCCAGCTTTCCGGCGGCCAGAAGCAGCGGGTGGGCATTGCCCGGGCGCTGGCGATGGATCCGGAGATTCTGCTGTGCGACGAAGCAACCTCCGCGCTCGACCCGCAGACGACCGAATCGATCCTGGAACTGCTGCTCGATATCAACCGCAAGTTCAACCTGACGATTGTGCTGATTACCCACGAGATGCAGGTGATCAAAAAGATCTGCGACCGCGTCGCGATCATGGAAAACGGCGTAATCATCGAGCAGGGCAGCGTCTTGGACATCTTCAGCAACCCGCAGCAGCAAACGACGCGCAACTTTATCAAGACGATCTTTGACGACCAGGTACCCCAAGAGCTGCTGGCCAAAATCAAGCCGGCCGGCCCCGTGGCAAAAGTGCTGCGCGTCGCCTTCCGTGGCGATGCGGCGCTGGATCCGGTGTTGGGGACGCTGGCTGCCCGCTTTCCGGTGGTCACCAATCTGCTGTACGGGTCGATTTCCACGATCAAGGGAACGGCGCTGGGCATCCTGCTGCTGCACATTTCCGGGGAAGCGGAAGCGGTTGAACAAGCGATTGCTTATCTGAAAGAGTCGGTTTACCGGGTTGATGTTGTGCCGCAAGAGGAGGTAGCGGGATGA
- a CDS encoding methionine ABC transporter permease — translation MIERLLEMTPVFVQSLQETVIMVGISLFISTVIGIPLGTLLVITRPDHLLPSKAIYHTLNVVINIIRSLPFIILMVAIIPLTELIVGTSIGIKGAIVPLIFYTAPYIARLMETALLEVDRGVIEAYQAMGASRSQIIFRIMIREARPGIVLCLTIATIGLIGATAMAGAVGAGGLGDLALRYGYQQWDIEVMIVTVIILIIMVQAIQSLGNWAARKLKKNA, via the coding sequence ATGATCGAACGCCTGTTGGAAATGACGCCGGTGTTTGTGCAATCGTTGCAAGAAACGGTGATCATGGTGGGGATCTCGCTGTTTATCTCCACCGTGATCGGCATTCCCCTGGGCACCCTGCTGGTGATCACGCGGCCGGACCACCTGCTGCCGAGCAAGGCCATTTACCACACCTTGAACGTGGTGATCAATATCATCCGTTCGCTCCCGTTCATTATTTTGATGGTAGCGATTATTCCGCTTACCGAGCTCATTGTCGGCACCTCGATCGGCATCAAAGGGGCGATTGTTCCGCTGATCTTCTACACGGCTCCCTACATCGCCCGGTTGATGGAAACGGCGCTGCTGGAGGTGGACCGCGGGGTAATCGAAGCCTACCAGGCGATGGGCGCGTCGCGCTCCCAGATCATCTTCCGCATCATGATCCGCGAAGCGAGACCGGGGATCGTCCTCTGTCTGACGATCGCCACCATCGGCCTGATCGGGGCGACCGCGATGGCTGGTGCCGTAGGGGCCGGCGGGCTGGGGGACCTTGCGTTGCGCTACGGCTATCAGCAGTGGGATATTGAAGTGATGATCGTCACCGTCATTATTCTCATCATCATGGTCCAGGCGATTCAGTCATTGGGCAACTGGGCTGCCCGTAAACTGAAAAAGAACGCATAA